In the genome of Dromiciops gliroides isolate mDroGli1 chromosome 1, mDroGli1.pri, whole genome shotgun sequence, the window ACAAGGAGTGATTTACAGAgatgacttttattttaaaaaaaggaattggaaaaATTACAGAAATCTTTTGAACATAATTCTATTAGAAAAGGCAGGTCACCTGACTGGTTAGCTTCTCCCAGACTTTCATAATTCTATGCCAGATTTGCTCCTGGGGTACTTTTTGTAACTAGAAAGTGGACTGGGAAAGTGGAACTTGTGGTCATGATGTGGGCTAATTCAGCCCACATCAGTTCAGTGGGTAGCAGTCACCACCTCCCCCCTACCTTAGCAGAGTCTATTACTCAACTTAAACTCTagctaaagaaagagaaaagagggcttAATTTTACTACTGGCTAACTTGTCTCCAGCTGCCAGGAAGGGGAACTTGACCTCTGGTCAACCTAGCTTCCTGCTTAGCCTTTGGTCAACCCCCCTAGAAAGCCTTTTGAAAAACTTCATAATAttattcttctaaattatctgctATTAAATGATAGTCTCAATCTATTCACTAAATCTATAGGTAACGTAGATGTAAGTGACTGCTAGTCTGGCTTATTTGAGGTCTAGCTCTTTCTAAAGAAGGGGCCCTAATCAAACTAAAAaatcaaagtaattttttaaaaagctgatccCCCCCCCACAGCTAATCatccttacagtattgctgttattttgcccaatactcacttcactctgcatcagttcatatatgtggtcttccttatttcttcctgTTCAGGCTATCGTTAAGacattcccctcaatttccagttctttgccaccacagaaagagctgctctaaatatttttgatacaaataggtcctttccccttttctttgatctctctgggatacagatcCAGGAGTGGTACTGCTAGATCAGAATGTATTACAGCCTGATGGGCAAAGTTCCtaattgttctctagaatagcTGCACTAGTTCATAACTCCACATGCAAAAAGgcatgtgtcccaatttttccccgTCCCTTGCAGCAGgcatgtcatttttcttttctgtcatattagccgatCTCATAGATGTGAAATCCGCCCCATTTTTCTTGCTATCCGTAAGCACACACTAGCAGCAAGAGAAATTTATGATGGCCCGTGTTCTCTCCCAATAAAGTTGCCGATCTGGGTTTCCTCCTGGGTCCCGAACCCCTAAGGCAGCCTCCCGGAGCAGAACCAGCGACTTTCCTTCCCTGCTTTATTTTCCCATGCGCAGGCGTTGTTTCAATCTCCCAGGCAGCAGAAAGAGTACTCACCCTACACCGGCCTAACTCTTAGCCAATAGGAACCCCGGCTAGATCTTCCCAGCCAATAGGAACTGTGGCTGTGATCAACAAACACGTGACCACCTCGGAAGGAGGAGAAAATTTTTCTTCTCAATGGGAACCACAACCCCACCCAAGCGCTGCTGATGAAGCGCTGCGTCATAAAGGCGCGTCCGCGGCGCGTCCCGCACGTCCGTCATCTGCGTGCGCGGAGAGCTGTTTCACCTGCTTCTCCTCCGGGGAGAGTCGGCTAGGGTCAGCAAGATGTTGGGCTGCGCTGGGGCAGCTGTGGCTTCCCCGCTCTGGATGCTGTGCTCTGGAGCTCGGAGGCTCCCCTCAGGTAAAGAGGGAGGAGCGGGGTCTCCGAGGGCACGTCCCTAAAACACTCCCGTGGTGGAAGTATGGGTGCTACAGtgttatccctactttacagaggaggaaactgaggccgagaatAAGTGACTTGATGAAAAattgggccttcctgactccgagcCCAACCCTTAATAAACTGGGCTACCTGGCTGGCCGTGCTTTTGTATACAATATAGGCACACCTGGTCAAAAATATTGACCAAGGGGGttgctaggtggtacggtggattaaagcaccggccctagattcaggagttcaaacccggcatcagacactggacacttactagctgtgtgaccctgggcaagtcacttaaccctcattgccccaccaaaataaatgaaaatactgaCCAAAGGGAAAATGTGGGGTTAGGGactggacttatgatttcattggtataggaaacttccAGGGAAGGTTTTTACCAGTGTAGGTTACAAGTTGTAGAGTTGTCTAGGCTGTAGAGGACTGACAAGTTGAAGTGACTCGCTGAGGGGTTATACAGCCCATATGTATCAGTGGAGGGATTGGAACTCGCATCTTCGTGGTTCCAAGGACACCTCTCTGTCCACCAGACTTTAGCttcatgaaggaaaaagaaaaagaaaaatgcttttaaacaTTAGCAAACTGCCTCCAGAGAGGTGCTTTGAGTGATCCTGCCTGGATGAAGAAACACTGAAATGTACCCTCTCCTTCAGAAACAAGCTTTCGCTGAGAGCATGTTATATACCTAGTACTAGGTACTTTATGGGTATGAGATAAGTGTACAAAAGAAGTCTAAAAAGCATTATACAGGCTCGTAAGAACCAGCTTAAGAAAGGTTATTGTATAATCCAAAAGACAAGCTGAATCCATAGATATACTAAACAATAGGTGATTTCAGTTCAGGAAATATTGGGTTCCAGTTATATATAGGGTATCCTGTTAGGTAAAGCATCTGGGtatgaaatcaaaactttaaaaaaaaaatgcctgtacCACACTGGTAAGAAGTAATCAAATTTTGAGACAAAATATTGGCTCAAAGGTAGGcaaatgttattattatgtatgttattattgttcagttgttttcagttgtgttggactctttatgatctcatttggagtattcttggcaaagatactagagtggtttgtcatttccttctccagctcatttaacagatgtggaaactaaggcaaacaaagttaagtgacttgcccaggatcgcacaactagtaagtctctgaggccagatttcatctcaggaaggtgagtcttcctgactccaagctcagcattctatctactataccacctagcttcccattttgtgtatgtgtgtctgtgtgcgtatatacatacatatacacacacacatatacacacatatagtttgcattgtatatatcatattttatatgagatgactccagaggaaagtgaggctggtgactttgtaacagcccttcttcacttgaatccaattcattgcaagtcatggcatcatcttccagaatgaaggactaacaatAACCAACATTCAGtcccactggggacccaactggccTGTTCCAGTTGGGCTACAcagctccttcctttcttttttccttttttcttcctcccctctcctactcttccccttctcctccctttttccagatagggaatcatacccttacctgtgGGCACTGGCCAAATGAATACAAGTTTGGCTGCAGAAGCCTCACAAGATTTCTTGGGGTTTATCTGTAAGATGTCTTCCAAGGATCATTTCTTAAACCTAAATAACTCTGGTCCTCTTTAATTGACCAACAGGTCCCAAGCCTCATTttccattgtttggcctcttgatgGCTCAGGGTGGGCCTAAATAgcagtttttatcttttttggccagaaaccctgagggtctccCCCacctttaacctttttttttttttttggagagataAGAGAGGcctatctttccctccttccttacctTGCCTTAACCACCCTATAGGTGTTGCcttaggcaaactgagacctgtgaaaggccttatcttaaaaggccaaggtcacccaaccgcagcaaatccagcttcagacacttgacccttactagctgtgtgtccctgggcaagtcatttaacaccattACCTTAAATATCCAGAGCCATCTACAGTTGTCCTGattcttgccactgtacccagatggctcaggcggagagagtgaggctggtgactttgcacagccctgcctcacttaaatccagttcatcacaagtcatgacattacctccatgatgtcatagtcctctttgagaacaaaagactaacaacaataacaacatagtgtatatatgtattatatacatatatgtgtgtacccatgtgcacatacatatacacactatgTAGGTATATGGGCATGCATATAGGAGTTCAGCTTAGATGTAGTCTAGGAAGGTGTATGAGATAAAGCCAGAAGGGTAGAGTGATACCAGATTGTGGAGAAACTTGAATGTTAGGATAAAGAATTTGAACCTTATTTAGGAGGCAATAGGGCTATTGAAGGGTTCTCAGTAGATAAGTGACCTgataaatacttcttgaattgAATGATTAGACCTAGACAGGACAGAGATGAATCTGGCTGTAGAGTGAGGTTCATTGGAAGGGAcagaaaataggaatgataaaacCTGTTTGGAAGCAATAGCCCTTTCAGATGGTATTGAGAACCCTCAAGAGGGGACAATAGAAAGAGGTGGGTAGATTTGAGAGAAAATCAATAGAAAATTAAGTACAAATAACAGTAAAGTGAAGACTTAACTCTTAACTGGTCTTTTCAATTACATTAGGTAAAGTCAAAATCACCTTTATTATAGCTTTACATTCTCACAAAATACAACTTGTTTTATAGGTTATACAAGAAATGTCAGCATCAGATTTCGCAGTACAGGAATGACCTATGAAAATGTCAACCATGCCACTATCGATCGTATCATCCGGGTGGATCATGCAGGGGAATATGGAGCAAACCGCATATATGCTGGACAAATGGCTGTACTAGGTAGAACAAATGTCGGACCACTTATTCAGGTCTGTATATGCGAATCTTTGCCCCTTCTACTTTGTGCCACTGAACATTTGATTATAAACAAATGTTcgtaaataaaaataagtatttcATTATAAGTAAATATATCATAATTGTAGTCTGTAGGaaattccagttctaaattgtttttcatttaccCTGTTAATTGGTATTTGAGGAAAAGAATAAACCACTTTATAAGAGGAACTCAAAAGGTGGAAACTGACAAGCAATTAGCCTTGCCTTGAGATTTTTGTGAGAAGTataggatattttattttattttattattttttgttttgttttgttttgttttttggcggggcaatgggggttaagtgacttgcccagggtcacacagctagtaagtgtcaagtgtttgagcccggatttgaactcaggtagtcctgaatccagggccagtgctttatccactgcgccacctagccgcccctgggatATTTTATTTAGTACAGTCTAGCAGCCTGGAATCAAATACTTATTATTCTGACctttcagattttaaaataagcaaaatagaTTTCGTTTCTTTGTATTATCATCAGTACAGATCTTTTACCTTTATATAAATAGCAGTATTTCCAGAAAAAAACTAAGATAAACTAATTGGGAAATGAACTAAATCAATACTTGATCACCTTATACATTAGAGGCTCTCTCTTTGTACTTTGAATCTCTtttgtgatggtcttttctcttttttacaagTAAATGATTTGGGTTGAAGTGGGGCAGAATTAAATGTAAATCATAtataaagggagagaggaaaagtcTTTCCCCCATTTCTACCTTGATTTCCCTTTCATTGTATAGACTGAGAAAATGCTGTTTCCATAGCACATAGTATCATCCTTGTTAGGTGTGTTTTTGGGATGGTTGGATTCtcttattaatttatttcttctgCAGAAAATGTGGGATCAGGAAAAGGACCATTTGAAAAAGTTTAATGAGTTGATGATTACATATAGAGTCCGACCAACTATTCTGATGCCCCTTTGGAATGTAATGGGATTTGTATTGGGTGAGTTTCCATTTACGTGAATTTATTTTACCTAAAGGAGGCTAAGAATGCAATATGATTTATGATGTGGACAATTTCAGGTGCTGGAACAGCCTTGCTTGGGAAGGAAGGGGCAATGGCTTGCACTGTGGCTGTAGAAGAGTCAATAGCACACCATTATAACAACCAGATTAGGACATTAATGGAAGAGGATCCAGAAAAGTATGAAGAACTCCTTCAGGTGCTTAGTTTtgttttggaatttggctgatTTAGAaaaggtgtgtatatgtatatatgtgtatgtatattttcaacatatggtgatatatatatatatataatcatatgttgaaaataaatttgaagggatcttagaaatcattggATTCTTATTTTATAGGAAACTTAGTTTTAGATTTTTGAGTAACTTGCTGAAGATCCCACTGGTAGTTAGTGACAGAGTTGGGACAAGACTCTAGTCCAGAGTGATTTCCACTACATCATCTTGGCAGATTCTGAATAAATGCCTTTAGCATGAAGAGAGGtcaaacaaaagaatgaagagaCTCTTTTAGTCAATTTCCAAACAAAATATAGAGTTATTTTGACATCCTGATCAACATATATTTAGCATCCATGTGGTATTAATCTTTTGAGATGTttctacttttatatatatatatttatagatatccAGTTTCATGTGACCTACTTCTTGAAGCCAGTTCAGTTTCAAGGTGAAAAGTGCCAAAGTCTCTATAAGAGAGGTAGCTAAGAAGTGGTATGTCAcgttttttatcctttttctgcCTTACTTGTAGGTCTaactcaaaaaagaaatttgtgGGCAAATTTGTATCATATTTTGTCAGTCGTTGGCTCCTGCTCAGTCTAATAATATACAAAGCATCAGTGAAAGTCAATACATTCAATAAATATCATTTATCCTTGAATATAAGATGTcccaagagaaagaaatgtgtgTTGATGGTTAGTAGTATCACATAAGATAATGTATATGGAGCGCTTTGTAAACCAAAACgtactatataaaaatagatattgtAATGAttttcacatttacatagtgctttgtaGTTTACAAGACAGTTTCTTTAGAACAAT includes:
- the COQ7 gene encoding 5-demethoxyubiquinone hydroxylase, mitochondrial, with the translated sequence MLGCAGAAVASPLWMLCSGARRLPSGYTRNVSIRFRSTGMTYENVNHATIDRIIRVDHAGEYGANRIYAGQMAVLGRTNVGPLIQKMWDQEKDHLKKFNELMITYRVRPTILMPLWNVMGFVLGAGTALLGKEGAMACTVAVEESIAHHYNNQIRTLMEEDPEKYEELLQIIKKCRDEELEHHDTGLDHDAELAPAYAILKGAIQVGCKAAIYLSERI